Proteins co-encoded in one Gossypium arboreum isolate Shixiya-1 chromosome 11, ASM2569848v2, whole genome shotgun sequence genomic window:
- the LOC108472855 gene encoding indole-3-acetic acid-amido synthetase GH3.17, with product MAGESEIKETYENGTKILEDLTNNAHELQEQMLEEILRRNAGTQYLSRFFPSGQADKQNFKTNVPIVTYEDIKPYIDRIANGETSSILLADPINHSGTSGGQQKLIPITTESFEKGWYHHFLADIVIEKCFFLYLGRCFSVSDEGKSLSLYFSKPDMETPSGLVASPYMTFYSKTNIFETRLAKFCLSPIETILCLDNKQSMFCQLLTGLLQRDKVVWLASNFASVLARTIKFLEDYWRELCCNIRTGYLSDWIIDPGCKNAMSLILTRPNPELADLIQQICEDQSWEGVIKKLWPKIKYIRSVCTGSMSQYIPLLEFYGGGIPLVSPSYVSSEACFGINLKPLSNPFDVSYTFLPNTAYFEFLRVNKDGGGKAQETRTIDKPVDLANVKLDQYYEVVVTTLAGLYRYRVGDVLKVTGFYNKSPQFQFVERQNVVLSIDADKTTEDDLSKAITNAKLILEPFGIMLTAYSSYSDTSSTPGRYVLFWELKMKDSNDLPKLDVKIMEQCCCIVEESFDFTYKSLRKGGAISGLELRVVKRGSFDELMDFYISKGASISQYKPPCCLKSEEAIKILNSGMVGKFFGPKTMS from the exons ATGGCTGGTGAGTCAGAAATAAAAGAAACATATGAAAATGGCACGAAAATATTGGAAGATTTAACCAACAATGCTCATGAACTACAAGAACAAATGTTGGAGGAAATATTAAGGAGAAATGCAGGAACACAATATCTAAGCAGATTCTTCCCCAGTGGCCAAGCAGACAAGCAAAACTTCAAAACAAATGTTCCCATTGTTACTTATGAAGATATCAAGCCTTACATAGATCGGATTGCCAATGGAGAGACCTCGTCGATCCTTTTAGCTGATCCCATCAACCA TTCTGGTACTTCTGGGGGGCAGCAGAAGTTAATACCTATCACAACTGAAAGTTTTGAGAAAGGGTGGTATCATCATTTTCTGGCTGACATTGTGATTGAAAA ATGTTTTTTCCTTTATCTTGGCAGATGTTTTAGTGTCTCAGACGAAGGCAAATCATTGTCCCTATATTTTAGCAAACCAGATATGGAAACTCCATCTGGATTAGTGGCATCGCCCTACATGACATTCTATTCCAAGACCAATATTTTCGAAACTAGACTGGCTAAGTTTTGCTTAAGTCCTATTGAGACCATCTTATGTTTGGACAACAAGCAAAGTATGTTTTGCCAATTGCTTACCGGTTTACTGCAGCGCGACAAGGTCGTATGGTTAGCTTCGAACTTTGCATCAGTTTTGGCGAGGACCATCAAGTTCTTGGAAGATTATTGGAGAGAATTATGTTGTAACATTAGAACAGGTTACCTCAGTGATTGGATTATTGACCCTGGTTGCAAAAATGCCATGTCATTGATCCTTACTAGGCCAAACCCCGAATTGGCTGATTTGATTCAACAAATATGTGAAGATCAATCTTGGGAAGGTGTCATAAAGAAACTTTGGCCTAAAATCAAGTATATTCGTTCCGTCTGTACAGGTAGCATGAGCCAATATATTCCATTACTTGAATTTTATGGAGGAGGGATCCCTTTAGTTTCACCAAGTTATGTTTCTTCGGAAGCTTGTTTTGGGATCAATTTGAAACCCCTAAGCAATCCCTTTGACGTCTCTTACACCTTTCTCCCAAATACGGCTTACTTCGAATTTCTCCGTGTGAACAAAGATGGTGGAGGAAAGGCTCAAGAAACTAGGACTATAGACAAACCGGTCGATCTTGCGAATGTGAAGCTTGATCAATACTACGAAGTTGTTGTCACAACTTTGGCAG GTCTATATCGATACAGAGTCGGAGATGTTCTGAAGGTGACCGGATTCTATAATAAATCTCCACAGTTTCAATTTGTAGAACGACAGAATGTGGTTTTGAGTATAGATGCAGACAAAACAACTGAAGATGACCTTTCGAAAGCAATCACGAATGCAAAACTCATCCTCGAACCATTTGGCATCATGTTGACTGCATACAGTAGCTATTCCGACACCTCGTCGACACCGGGTCGATATGTATTATTTTGGGAGCTGAAGATGAAAGACAGCAATGATTTACCAAAACTTGATGTCAAGATAATGGAACAATGCTGCTGTATAGTGGAAGAATCCTTCGATTTTACATATAAATCACTTAGGAAAGGTGGTGCAATTTCAGGTTTAGAGCTAAGGGTGGTTAAACGTGGAAGCTTTGATGAACTCATGGATTTCTATATATCAAAGGGAGCTTCCATTTCTCAATACAAGCCACCTTGTTGCCTTAAATCTGAGGAAGCCATAAAGATATTGAATTCAGGGATGGTGGGGAAGTTTTTCGGCCCCAAAACTATGTCTTAA